Proteins encoded in a region of the Rutidosis leptorrhynchoides isolate AG116_Rl617_1_P2 chromosome 9, CSIRO_AGI_Rlap_v1, whole genome shotgun sequence genome:
- the LOC139865573 gene encoding heat shock factor protein HSF24-like encodes MTHRSVPAPFLSKTYLLVDDPGTDDVISWNENGTAFVVWKTAEFAKDLLPNSFKHNNFSSFVRQLNTYGFRKIVPDKWEFANDNFKRGHRELLIEISRRKNVPLTKAGAIGKPGGDGCLTSSPTSSSSNDVKSSSTSSPDSKNPGSVDTSTVEKLENLSDENEKLKKEKLILTLELAHMKKQCDDLVAFLTQNVKVAPDQINHIMKKDDVVSETVMASDDSNDDDEKVECIKLFGVMLKDEKKKRVRDEINNIEGGQNKETKMNEYHNTDPGMNPYFSTKVCN; translated from the exons ATGACACATAGGTCAGTTCCAGCACCTTTTCTGAGTAAGACGTATTTGTTGGTGGATGATCCGGGGACTGATGACGTCATATCGTGGAACGAAAACGGAACAGCTTTTGTGGTATGGAAGACGGCTGAGTTCGCGAAGGATTTGTTGCCGAATTCGTTCAAACATAACAATTTCTCAAGCTTTGTTCGCCAGCTTAATACTTAT GGATTTCGAAAAATTGTCCCAGACAAATGGGAGTTTGCAAATGACAACTTTAAACGTGGGCATAGAGAACTTCTCATTGAAATAAGTCGCCGAAAAAATGTGCCATTAACCAAAGCTGGTGCTATTGGAAAGCCAGGTGGCGATGGTTGTCTCACCTCGTCACCAACTAGTTCAAGTAGCAATGATGTTAAATCAAGCTCAACTTCCTCGCCAGATTCAAAGAATCCCGGCTCAGTGGACACATCAACCGTGGAGAAATTAGAGAACTTGTCAGATGAAAATGAGAAattaaaaaaggaaaaattgatATTAACGTTAGAACTTGCACACATGAAGAAACAATGTGATGATTTAGTGGCATTCCTGACACAAAATGTGAAGGTAGCGCCTGATCAGATCAATCATATTATGAAAAAAGATGATGTAGTTAGTGAGACAGTGATGGCAAGTGATGactcgaatgatgatgatgaaaaagtaGAATGTATTAAGTTGTTTGGGGTGATGTTGAAAGATGAAAAGAAAAAGAGGGTCCGAGATGAAATTAATAATATTGAGGGGGGCCAAAATAAAGAAACGAAAATGAATGAATATCACAACACGGACCCAGGGATGAATCCATATTTTTCAACCAAAGTATGCAACTAG